The nucleotide sequence CATTATTCTTTAATAAATGATTGTAATAAAATGAAGATTTTATAACGAGTATCATTTAATCTTAAAATATACTATAACTTTCGCATACACAAAATATCGGATTTACATTCTAACCAAAATATTTCGAAACTATCCCATATGTGAAACTCTGGGAAGCCATAGAAAGTTTAAGAATATAGGGATCAATCTTTAGCTTAGACGGCACATATATCTCCCTTTTACCGGTCTTTATCCCCTTTATAACCGCATTAGCTACCTCTTGCGGTTCTACAGCATATTTATCAAAAATTGATGCTGTATTTTTACTAAAAGATGGGTGTGAGGTAAAGTTAGTTTTAACCGGTCCTGGATAAATTCCACTCACTTTAACATTATACTTTCTCATTTCAGCCCATAATCCATTAGTAAAACTGGCTAAAGCAGATTTAGCAGCAGAATAGATCAATAACTTAGGAGTAGTAACGTATGCAGCCTCTGAAACTATATTTACGATACTTCCGCTTCTTCTCTTAACCATATGTGGTAATACAGCTTTAGTAAAGTAAATTGGAGCTAAGAACAAAGTTTTCACCATATATTCCTCCTCGTCAAGAGACGTTTCAAGAAAGGACCCATAGATTCCAAAACCTGCATTATTAACTAAGACGTCTATCTTACCGAACTTACTCAGTACCTCATTTATTATTCTAAAATCTTCCTCCCTATTAGTTACATCTACTTCATAGATTAAATCTCCTATTTCAGACCTCGACCTAGATAATGACACAACAGTATAACCCTCACCCTTAAGTGCTTTTGCCACAGACTTACCTATTCCTTTAGAAGCTCCAGTAACAACTGCTATACCACTTGATATCTCTAATCACCACCAAATGCATTTTTAAAATTCCTTTCTATTATACGTTTTAATTCCTCCTCTTCAACAGCTTTGACCTTAGAGATTATCTTTAGAGCTATAGGGATATCTGTAGGTTCAAGCATTTTACCTCTATACTCATATCCTCCATCACTTTCGGTTAGAATAATCTCTAAGGGGGCCTTTTCTAATACCCTCAAATGTTTTTGCTGAAAAGATACAGAGGGGTTTATTGTTATGTAATAACCAGCACCTTCAATATCTTTCAATAAGTCCTCTGGTCCAGTATACCAATGGAATATAGCTCTTTTAACTCCACTCCTGGTTAATATGTTAAAGGAATCTCTCCATGCATCGAGAGCATGAACATTGACTAACTTATCTTCTTCTATTGCTCTATCCACAAACGCCTGAAAGTACTTTATTTGCGACTCTTTATCAGCTTTTGCATACCTATAATCAAGACCCACCTCTCCTATAAAGTCAGCTTTCTCAGTTAATTCCAAAACTCTGTCTAAATTCTCATTATGAACATTCCATGGATGTATACCAACTCCGACCAAAATCTTCTCGTTTTTCAGGCTTACTGTACTTAACGACGAGTCATAATCCATAGAAACAGCTGCTATTATAAATTCATCATACTTCTTACCTCGTAAAGAGATGTAATGACAATGAGCATCGTAGTACATATAAAAAAGAATCAAAATTTTCAGGTAAAAAGCTTAGCTTGACGAAATCACGCTTAATCTCACGGTGGAATTAAAATTATATAAGTTAAGGGTGAGAACACCACTGATATTAGAGAACGATTTATTCAATTTCATTAAGTATTCAGAAAGAACTACTTTACCGTTATTTAGTATAGTTATGTTTAGTGGCTTGTCTGAAGATAAGATTACCGTCACATTCACTGGCTTACTTAATGAAAATGACTTTGTATAAATAGATACTGTACTATTAGATTCAATTGTAACTGTGAAGTTATTAATCTCGCTAACAGAAGTGTGTGTAGTAACATTGGTTGTAACTAACACATTATTAGTCTGTATAACCCTTGGCAGATACTCAAATGCCAGGATCCCGATAATCACTATTATCATAAACAATAACAGTTTACCTATCATATCTGTTACAAAGCTTGATTACAAACAGTTTATAAAACAAAATATCAAGTAATATCCTAATAACTTACCCTTTAGAACTAATAACTTAAAGTATTACTATATAACGAAAGCCTCGCCATTTATGGTGAGAAGGAAGTCAGATTGAACAACATTGATCTACAGATACGTGATATACTTACCGCATTCGGATTTCCATTTTGTGTTCTATAACTATTGACTAACCAAAAAACAAAATAGTATCGCTCTGTAGTATCAAATTATATGGAGTGTATAACACTGAATAACGTAATAAAACGTTTTGACGCTGTTGTCGCATTAAATAACATCTCCTTCTCTGTGCCATGTGGTGGTAGATATGCGTTGTTAGGTCCCAACGGGGCGGGAAAATCAACAACCATGAAAATTCTAGCTGGATTACTTTCTCAGGATAGTGGAGAAGTATATATCAAAGGTATGAAACCGACATCGACAGATGTAAAAAGAATCTTAGGATATTTACCTGAAGAGTCAACGCCGTATAGAATACTTTCTGTTAGGGAAAACCTAGAATATATAGCCTCATTGAGGGGATTAAGGGATGGACAAAGCAGGATTGAAAATTTAATAGATATACTAGATTTGAGACCTTACGAAAGGATGCAGGCTGGAAAATTATCAAGGGGTAATCAGCAAAAATTAGCCTTAGCCTTAGTCCTGCTACACAATCCAGAGATAATACTACTTGACGAGCCATTAAACTACCTTGATATACCTACACAAGAAAGAGTAATAAAATACCTCAAAACACTCGTTAATGCTACATTTTTAATCTCTACTCATATAATGTCAATTGCCACAAGACTTACAGACCATGTGATAGTTATCTCCCATGGTTCGGTAGTATGGGTAGGGTCAATTGAACAACTAAAATCCCTAGGTAGAGAAGATGAGCCAATAGAAAGTGTGGTAGTAAAACTAATGGGAGTGTAAGTAATTGATTTCAAAACTTGTAAAGTTCTTCCTGTTCACAAGAATACCTAAGACGGTTCTAACACTATACATATTGTTAGGATTACTTTCAACCTTAACTAGCATATATTCCTCAATGCTATCAGCACCCCGTTTTTACGTCCAAGAAAATTTTCATAGATCTTTTGCATATGATCCTTCGCAAACATTCTACAATTCCTTTACGATAATCTACACATCCATAATACTCATATTACCATTACTCAACCCTCGGTTTGGACTACTAACTAAGAGCGACATAGACTTCCTGCTTCAGCTTCCTTTATCACAGAAACAAATAACCATCTCACTAACAATAAGCTCCACACTCATTAACTTACTACTATTTTACATCCTTCTACCCATATATGCAAACTATGGAGACTTATTAGCGTCAATAGAAATTATTGTACTATTATCTCTCCTGACAAGATCTTTACCTATCCTAGTATATAAATTCACGAGAATACAGAGAGCATTACTCATAATAATCCTTTTACTATGGTTTAATTCGGGGATACTTGGACTACCGATTAGCCCCCTACTAGCACTTTACAGTAGACAGCAAGAATCACTTATTATACTGGCTATCTTTACAATTACAGTAACCATTCTATCCATATATAGGTTTAATCTATCCCAATTCATAAATATGTATGAGGGACCAAAAGAAATCATAATAATCAAAAATAACATTTCATTCAAAAACCTGCACCCATTCTTAGCCTTCTTAAAAAGGAATCTGTTAATACTGGAGTTAGGTGGAAGAGCATACACTGCATTTGGTGTACCCACGTTCCTAACAAAAAGGATTGAAATTTGGAAAATACTACCAGTGACAATAGTAATTGCTTTAACATTGGCTATATTCTCAAAATATCATATAATACCAGACCTATTTTTAACTCGTATCTTCTTGGTCTTATCGGCGTTATCAATAGCCTCACTTTTCACCAGCTCAATATTTATTATGGAACCAATATGGCTTTATGCCACAATATTTTCACCATTAAGATTAGCTAGATATCTCCTATTCTCCAAAGCGCTTACCGTGATAATACTTCTGCTCCCATTTACATTTCTATTCCCAGACCCTAGAACTATCCTTATGGTCTTATTAAACATACCATCGTTCATAATTTTCTCCATGGCTATAAATGCAAGATTTTATCCACAGAGACAGCAACAAATACCAACATTGAGCTTAGGTTCGTTTTTAGCATCTATATTAATACTCATACCAATTGCGTTATTAATGACTATATATATAATACCCTCCTCATTGATTACCTTTACAATAGCTTCAGTAATCTACTCAGCGATACTTGCTTTACCCATAATGTTGTCTCAAGCGTACTGGAAAAAGACTATTGAGAAGAATATAATCTATTCCTCTTAACCGTAATTCGTTCTGGAGGAGGCACTTATTGATTCGCATACGCCCTTTGCGATCTCCTCTACAGAACTCGAATAGAATACTTTTACAATCTTCCTTTCATCAAAAAAGTCCGGAAACGCTTCTTTAAGTTTATCAGTATACAGACCTGATCCGGTTAAAACATATACGGGCTTTCCCATTGCATAAGCCATTAAAATTTCAATCTCAGTCCCTACTCCCCCTCCCAATGCAACTAGAACATCTGATGAACGAACAAGCATCACCGATCTAGCTCTAAATTCCACTCCAGTATATATCTTAAAAACCTTATCTGGTAAATTCTCAATTTCTCTCTCCACTGGCAGAAATACGAGAACATCTAAAAAGTTACTAATAGCAGAATCCACAATATCCTTCATTAAACCCCAGTATCCTCCCACGAGGACTACTGGATTTTTTTGAGCACAATATTTCCTCAACAATAACATTAACTGACTTACCTTACTTCTAAGGTCTACTGGATACTGCCCACTATGAGCAGCAAACCCAATTTGAAACATAACCAGAAATATGAGCTCTCAGCTAGTACTAGGTAACTTTCACATAGCCGCCTAGGAATCCCACCAGGGGGGAGCCTGATTGGGAGTGGCGGACTAAACTCCTCGGTCTTACAACCTTGGAGCTTACATCCCCACCCCATCAACCCCCTCTTCTAGGGGAAGGCCCCGGCTAACGCCTGACCGCCTCTTTTAGGGGAGGGGTTCCCGCTTAGATGCTTTCAGCGGTTACCCCTCAGGGCGCGGCTGCCCGGCATTGCCCTACCGGACAACCGGTAAACTGGAGGCCCCGGAACCCTGTTCCTCTCGTACTAGGGGTTCCTTCCCCTCAAGCGGTCCGCACTCCCTACCCTTAGAGTCCGACCTGTCTCGCGACGGTCTAAACCCAGCTCACGCTCCCCTTTAACGGGCGGGCAGCCCTACCCTTGGAGGCAGCTGCACCTCCAGGGTGGGAAGAGCCGACATCGATGTAGCAAACCGCGGGGTCGATGTGAGCTCTCGCCCGCGACGACCCTGTTATCCCCGGGGTAACTTTTCTGTCATGCCCGGCCCCCACGTGTGGGGGCACGAGCGTTCGCTAGGCCCCGCTTTCGCGTCGTGACCCCGTACTTGGAAGGGTCACGTCAGGCCGGCTTTTGCCCTTGCGCTCTACGGCGGCGTTCTGTACCGCCTGAGCCGACCTTTGGGCTCCCGTGTTATCTTTTCGCGGGAGTGCCGCCCCAGCCGAACCGCCCACCTGACGTTGTTCCTCTCTTTCGAGAGGTTAGTCCCTCGAGCGTCCATGGGTGGTGTTTCACTTTCGGGTCCCCTGCCCCCGAAAGGACAGGTTCGACCCCTCCCACCTACTCTACGCATAAACGCCCGAGGGACAACGCCAGGCTGCGGTGAAGCTCCACGGGGTCTTCTCTCGGTGTAGGGAGATGCCGGACTGTGCACCGGCTCAGGGCGTTCACGAGGCCCCAGGCTGGGACAGTAGGGACCGCGTTGATCCATTCATGCGCGCCGGAACTTACCCGGCAAGGCATTTGGCTACCTTAAGAGGGTCAGAGTTACCCCCGGCCTTCGGTGGGGCTTCGCCCGGTTGAACCCGGATTTAACCAACCACCAGTGGCCAGGATTTAGCCCCCGTACACACCCTTTCGGGCTAGCGGGGACCTATGTTTTTATTAAACAGTCAGGTCCCTCTGGTCACTGCGACCTATCGTGGCTTTGTTAAACCACGATAGGCACCCCTTCTCCCGAAGTTACGGGGCTAATTTGCCGAGTTCCCTAGCCTGGGTTACCCCTCAGACGCCTTGGGCTTCTCACCCAGGGGCACCAGTGTCGGTTCTAGGTACGGTCTCCCGGGATCGTTCCAGACTCCCTTTTCATGGGGACTAGGGATCAGGAGAACCCTCCTAACGGAAGGCCCATCACACCTTCGCCCTCTTCTCACCGTTACGGCTCTCCAAGGGCTTGAGTGCTTGGGTAGGACGGTGGTCCTACTCTCCCTACCCCAATCCGTCAGGAGTCTGGCTTGCGTTACCGCACCTACCCGGGAGGCAGGGGAATGTTAACCCCTTTCCCTTTCGGTAGGTACCTATTAGGCCCTACCTTAGGACCGGCTAACTCCCGGCTGACGAACGTTGCCGGGAAACCCTTGCCCTTCCGGCGAGGGGGATTCTCACCCCCCTTCGCTGTTACTACCGCCGGGATCTGCACCTGTGACGGGTCCAGTGGATCTCACGACCCACCTTCTACCCCATCACAGCGCCCCCCTACCAGAGGATCTCTAGTAGAGACCCCCTCCTGGGTCTCGGCGCCCGGCTTGAGCCCCGACCAATCTTTAGGGCCTCCAGCCTCGGCGGGTGAGCTGTTACGCACTCCTTAGAGGATGGCTGCTGCTGGGCCCACCTTCCCGCTGTCTAAGGCTGGAGACGCCTTTTCGTTGGCACTTAGCCGGGACTTTGGGGCCTTAACCCAGGTCTGGGTTGTTCCCCTTTTGCCACCCAACCTTACGCCGAGTGACCCACTCCCCCCTTCTTCGGCGCTCGTGGGTTCGGAGTTAGACCGGAAGCCCCAGGCTTTCGCCTGGAGCCCCCGATCTGTCACTCTACCCCGCGAGCTGCCTTTAGGGAGGCTGCGCTAGGACGCATTTCGGGGGGAACTAGCTATCACCGGGCTAGATTGGTCTTTTGCCCCTAGTCCGAGGTCAAGGGAACGAATTGCACGTCAGAACCCCTATTCGGCCCTCCAGTGGGGTTTCCCCCACCTTCAGCCTGCCCCGGACTAGATCGCCCGGTTTCTAGCCTCACATCAGTGGCTTCAGGCCCTGACAGACCCTGCCCCTCGCCTAGAAACTAGGCTGCGGGCACTTGGTTTCCCTATGCCTTCGGAGATAATCTCCTTAAGCTCGCCACTGATGTGAACTCCCCGGCCCGTGTTTCAAGACGAAAGGCGTGACCCCGATCGCCCTTCCTCGTACTAAGGGCTTGCGCCCCTTTCCTTCGGAAGGGTTCACTTCTTTCGAGCCACACCCTGTATAACCACCCGGTTTCAGGCTCTTTGCACTCCCCCTTCCGGGGTTCTTTTCAGCTTTCCCTCACGGTACTTAGTTTGCTATCGGTCTCGGGACATATTTAGCCTTAGAGGCACGTGTCCCCTAACTTCCCACCCCCAAACCAGGGGATGGTACTCTACCTCTAGCCACTTTCCACCTATCTTTAGCCTACGGGGCTTTCACCCTCTATGGCCCCCCGTTCCAGGGGAGTTCGGCTAGATAGGTTAGGAAAGCCGAGGTCGAACCTCAGGCTAGAGGTCGTAACACCACATCCCCACCGACTTATCATCGGCAGGTTTAGTTTGGGCTGTCCCCCTTTCGGTCGCCCCTACTCAGGGGATCTCAATTGATTTCTTTTCCTCCCCCTACTAAGATGTTTCCGTTCGGGGGGTTCCCACTCCCAGTTATAAACCGGGAGCGCCGGAAACCCGGCAGGATATCCCATTAGGGGACCTCGGGGTCAACGGCTGCTTGCGCCTCACCCGAGCATTTCGCTGCTTGCCGCGCCCTTCTTCGGTGCCCGAGCCGAGCCATCCACCGGGAGGCTTCGGCCCCTGGGTAGAACTCCTAGACGGCTATAATGTGGCTACCTAGTACTAGCCTCATTGAGCCCTAACTTGGCAGAGACATATTTGTATGTCTCTGCCAAATGGGCCCTAGGCACTTCATTCCCCTCTGGCCCAAGAGGAGAACTGCATCTATAAAAGGGAAGATTACGAGTTTTAGTGAAGCCCTCCCACCCAATTAGCGGGGGAGTAAATATATGAGGTGATCCAGCCGCAGGTTCCCCTACGGCTACCTTGTTACGACTTCTCCCCCCTCGCGGGAAAGGAGTTCGATCCCCCACTTATCGCAAGGGACCTCACCCCTTTCTCGCTCGGGTGGAGCGACGGGCGGTGTGTGCAAGGAGCAGGGACGTATTCACCGCGGGTTGTTGACCCGCGGTTACTAGGGATTCCTCGTTCACGAGGGCGGGTTTCAGCCCTCGATCCCAACTGCGGCAGGGTTTAAGGATTGGCTCCCCCTTTCGAGGTAGCATCCCGTTGTCCCTGCCATTGTAACCCGCGTGCGGCCCGGGAGTTTCGGGGCATGCTGACCTGCCGTGGCCCCCTCCTTCCTCCGGCTTACGCCGGCAGTCCCCCTAGTGTGGTTCTGGACCGGAGTCCAGAATACCAACTAGGGGTGGGGGTCTCGCTCGTTGCCGGACTTAACCGGACATTTCACAACACGAGCTGGCGACGGCCATGCACCTCCTCTCCGCGAGTCAGGCAAGGTCGTTAGCCTGGCCGTCATACTGCGGTCTCCCCCGGTAAGATTCCAGGCGTTGACTCCAATTGAGCCGCAGGTTCCACCCCTTGTGGTGCTCCCCCGCCAATTCCTTTAAGTTTCAGTCTTGCGACCGTACTCCCCAGGCGGCGGGCTTAACGGCTTCCCTGCGGCACCGAGTAGGCTCTAAGCCTACTCGACACCTAGCCCGCATCGTTTACAGCCGGGACTACCGGGGTATCTAATCCCGTTTGCTGCCCCGGCTTTCGCCTCTCACCGTCGGGCGCGTTCTAGCGGGGCGCTTCCGCCACTGGTGGTCCTCCCGGTATCTAAGGATTTCGCCCCTACTCCGGGAGTACCCCCCGCCTCTCCCGCCCCCTAGCCCACCAGTATCGCCCCCAGTTCCCCGGTTGAGCCGGGGACTTTAAGGGGCGACTTGGTGGGCCGGCTACAGGCGCTTTAGGCCCAGTAATCACCCCGACCACTCGCGGAGCTGGTATTACCGCGGCGGCTGACACCAGACTTGCCCCCCGCTTATTCCCCCGCCTTTTTAGAGCGGGGAAAAGCCTCCTTGCGGAGGCACTCGGGGTAGCGCCCTCACGCTTTCGCGCATTGGGGACGTTTCGCGCCTGGTGCGCCCCGTAGGGCCTGGGCCCTTGTCTCAGTGCCCAACTGGAGGCTCCCGCTTCCACGGCCCCTACCCGTTATAGGTTCGGTGGGCCTTTACCCCACCGACAGCCTGATGGGCCGTAGCCCCATCCTCGGGCGGCTACAAACGGGAAATAGCCTATAGCCCTTTAGGGAAGGAACCATTCCAGGACTCCTTCCCTATCGGGGATTATCCCCAGTTTCCCGGGGTTATCCCCGTCCCGAGGGTAGGTTAGCCACGTGTTACTCAGCCGTCCGCCACACTCCCTTACCCGGGAGTGTAAGACTCCCATGGCTTATCCCTACCCCGATAGCGGTCGGGTCCGGCAGGATCAACCGGAATCGGGGCGGGAGGGCTTTTCACCACCCGTAATCTTCCCCTGTCAGGAATGAGACTTCTGAGGTTAGACCCCTCAGCTTTCTCATCCCTCCATGAATAAGCTTCATCCCCCCGCGCGGTTTTTGTGCCCCGCGGGGGGTTGTCCGCGAAATATATCTTGTACAACTACAATATATAAAACTTACGTCGATATATTATGGTGTGTTTTCCGATACTATATATGTCATGAATTTACCATATCATTTAAAAAAAAGGCTGAATTCGCTTTACGTTATCTTTACTTAATCATGTAAATATCTTAGAGTATTTCTATCCTACCATCTTCGTCTGCAAGTACCACATCATATTTATTGCAAAAAACGCCTGTTTCTATTATTCCGGGTATGCTTTTTATGGTTTTGTCAAACTCGCAAAGCTGATTTATTCTTACCTCTACATCTATTATCATATTTCCGTTGTCACTTATTATTCCTCCCATTTTTCCTGTTCCCTCTCTGATACTGGTTTTAAAGCCTATTTCATTAATTTTCTTTAAAATATACATAATAGATACTGGAACTATCTCTACGGGTACCTTCACTGAGTGCTGCTCTATCTTTACTAGTTTTTTATACTCGCCTATAAAGAGGGATGATTTAGAAAAAGTAGTCAAAATCTTTTCTCTCAATAATGCTGCGCCTCCACCTTTAACCATTACTTTATCCTTTGTAACTACGTCAAAACTATCTATGTATATATCCGGTTGAATCCCTGAGTACAATGATAAAATTAAACCTCCTCTCTGGGATATTTCCAATTCAGTATCAATTGAACTAGCTATGTATTTAAACTGGTTAAGAATGCCTTCTCGATCTAAATGTTCTATTAATTTCTTCACTGTTCTACCTGTACCTAAGCCTATTATACTATAACCTGTTAATCTTTTGGAGACGTATTGAGATAATATTTCTTTTGGATCCATAACGGGTTAAGTGAAAAATAAGAATAAAAATAATGTCTTAACCTGTTGAGACGTCGATAATATAGTCTGCACCTGTTACCACAATATAGCCTGGATAGCCGGGAACCCAGTTCATGTTGTATAGGGAGGTTATAGATGGTAGAGTGTAGCCATTACTGTGTAAAATCCAATTACCTGTAGCGAAAGTCCAGTTTGATACCAATATCCAGCTGTTGTTCCACCAAATATATTGTAGCATGGTATCACGTGATGGGTTTATCGCAATTTTAGTGAAATTCCAAGGGACATTCGGAAATAATTGAATTGTCTGTGTGTTTAGTGATGGACCGTACCACCACCAGTATGAGTAATACCAACTTGCCAATGGGCTATTTCCCCACATTAAGGAGATGTTTTTGACTGTGTTGTTTGAAAGTGATACTAGTGGAGATGGGTACACACTTATTCTGATATCTGCTCCTGGCGAGTTAAAGTATGGAACGAAGAAGAGAGGATTTGTATCATATTGAGTGGTAACAACTGTGTAGGTCTTCCATGGAATCTTAACGTATTCAGGAGTTCCGTTAACATAAAAGGGTAGATATAGGGTTATCGGGTCTGAATAATTAGTATATAAATTATACCAGGCTGTATATCCTGGGTAATGATACTTATCATAAGCTAATGGATTGTGATATAATGTTATATTTAACCAATTACCTTTAATAGGAAATATTAAGGTTGCGTTTTTATCTAGAGAGTAGGAGGAGTATGGTGAATAAAATCCGTAAAAACCCCATGCATAAAAAGTGTTAATAGTTCCTGTAAGACCATATTCGTATCTTTCATTCCAAGGAGTTGATACGTTTATTGATTTAACCACTGATGGAGTGAAATACGTTTCAGGTAATGGATTATAACCAACCACTAATCCCATATTGCTATAAAGGGGGGAGATTAAAGAAGATGGTGATAGGTCTCCTCCGTCTAAGGAATTTATATTAGTTACGTTAAACCATGTTCCCATATTTGTAATTACTACTGCCCATTCACTTCCGTTTAAAATTGTGGATAATTGTGAAGGTAATTGAATATTAACTTCTTTTATGTTACCATCAGGATAAATAACGTATGTGATTCTTTCCCCTGGCGTTGTACTAACTAAGAAATATCCTCCGTTGTTTTGAACTATAGTTAAAGGAGAACTTTGGGCATAAAAGTCGAGTTTGTTTGAAATTTGTTGAGTAGCATTAGCCATCTTGTTCTGAGCTACTATAAGGATGGAAATGGATATAACTAAAATTTGTAAGAATATTAAAGCTCCAAGTATTGTCGATATTCCCTTCTTCCTTCTCTTCATGTTTGAATTCTTGTTTTAATAAACAGATGGTGATGAGCGAAAGTAACGCTTTTTAAGACTAAACAACTATTATTTTTAGTTGCGGGGGTGCCCGAGCTGGTCAAAGGGGGCGGACTCAAGATCCGCTGGCGAAGGCCTACGCGGGTTCAAATCCCGTCCCCCGCATCCCCCTTATTTACATCTTCTTCAAAATTAGTGAAGTGAGTGTAGATTTTACTCCCTTTACTGCCCTTATACTTTCTATTATCTGATTTAACTCTGTGGAGTCCTTCGCTTCTACTTTAACTAATATATCGTAATCTCCTGAAATCTCCATCACTTCCCTAACGCCTTCAATCAATACGATTCTTCTAGTCACTGATGTTGTATAAACGTTTGAATCACACTTCACAGAAATTAACGCCATTATATTTTCTGGTGGTCTAGGTTTCAAAATCCTTCCAGTAACTGACTCAGCCAATTCAAGTAAATCGACATCCCTGTAAAACCTTACATTCGGATTAGATTTAATCTTTGCCAATACTTGATCTATTTCGCTGTCTGTCAATTTTACTCCTAGTCTATCAAACCTATCTTTAACGGCGTGTTTTCCAGTATATTTATCAATTACGTAATCTCTACTCCTTCCGAAAGTCTCAGGCGGTAAGAATTCATAAGTTTTCGGATCATTTAACACACCTGCTACATGGACTCCAGCCTTATGAACAAAGGCATAATCCCCAGTTATAGGAAAGTTAGGAGGTAAGGCGATTCCACTATATTTCTCTACTAAGCTTGCCACCTCAGAAAGTTTCTTTAGGTCTACAACTTCAATTCCGAAGTGATACTTTAATGCAGCAGCTACCACTTGTAAGGGAGCTATACCAACTCTTTCCCCTAAACCGTTCAAGGTAGTATGAATTATAGTAGCTCCTCCTTCTGCTGCTGCCAATACATTAGCCACAGCCATTCCCAAATCATTATGAGCATGAATATCAAATTCGATATCAGGAAATCTAGATGTCAAATCCTTGAATAGTTCTCTCGTTCTTGAAGGGTATAAGACGCCTACAGTGTCTGCTATGCTTACCCTATCAGCACCAGCGTCCCTAACTGTTTTTATAACCTCTAACAAATATTGATAATCTGCTCTG is from Sulfolobus acidocaldarius DSM 639 and encodes:
- a CDS encoding SDR family NAD(P)-dependent oxidoreductase; amino-acid sequence: MSSGIAVVTGASKGIGKSVAKALKGEGYTVVSLSRSRSEIGDLIYEVDVTNREEDFRIINEVLSKFGKIDVLVNNAGFGIYGSFLETSLDEEEYMVKTLFLAPIYFTKAVLPHMVKRRSGSIVNIVSEAAYVTTPKLLIYSAAKSALASFTNGLWAEMRKYNVKVSGIYPGPVKTNFTSHPSFSKNTASIFDKYAVEPQEVANAVIKGIKTGKREIYVPSKLKIDPYILKLSMASQSFTYGIVSKYFG
- a CDS encoding TatD family hydrolase — protein: MYYDAHCHYISLRGKKYDEFIIAAVSMDYDSSLSTVSLKNEKILVGVGIHPWNVHNENLDRVLELTEKADFIGEVGLDYRYAKADKESQIKYFQAFVDRAIEEDKLVNVHALDAWRDSFNILTRSGVKRAIFHWYTGPEDLLKDIEGAGYYITINPSVSFQQKHLRVLEKAPLEIILTESDGGYEYRGKMLEPTDIPIALKIISKVKAVEEEELKRIIERNFKNAFGGD
- a CDS encoding ABC transporter ATP-binding protein — translated: MECITLNNVIKRFDAVVALNNISFSVPCGGRYALLGPNGAGKSTTMKILAGLLSQDSGEVYIKGMKPTSTDVKRILGYLPEESTPYRILSVRENLEYIASLRGLRDGQSRIENLIDILDLRPYERMQAGKLSRGNQQKLALALVLLHNPEIILLDEPLNYLDIPTQERVIKYLKTLVNATFLISTHIMSIATRLTDHVIVISHGSVVWVGSIEQLKSLGREDEPIESVVVKLMGV
- a CDS encoding LOG family protein, which gives rise to MFQIGFAAHSGQYPVDLRSKVSQLMLLLRKYCAQKNPVVLVGGYWGLMKDIVDSAISNFLDVLVFLPVEREIENLPDKVFKIYTGVEFRARSVMLVRSSDVLVALGGGVGTEIEILMAYAMGKPVYVLTGSGLYTDKLKEAFPDFFDERKIVKVFYSSSVEEIAKGVCESISASSRTNYG
- the rpiA gene encoding ribose 5-phosphate isomerase A, producing MDPKEILSQYVSKRLTGYSIIGLGTGRTVKKLIEHLDREGILNQFKYIASSIDTELEISQRGGLILSLYSGIQPDIYIDSFDVVTKDKVMVKGGGAALLREKILTTFSKSSLFIGEYKKLVKIEQHSVKVPVEIVPVSIMYILKKINEIGFKTSIREGTGKMGGIISDNGNMIIDVEVRINQLCEFDKTIKSIPGIIETGVFCNKYDVVLADEDGRIEIL
- the lysS gene encoding homocitrate synthase, with protein sequence MLPKKKLHMKVGILDSTLREGEQTPGVVFTTDQRVEIAKALSDIGVQMIEAGHPAVSPDIYEGIRRIIKLKREGVIKSEIVAHSRAVKRDIEVGAEIEADRIAIFYGISDTHLKAKHHTTRDEALRSIAETVSYAKSHGVKVRFTAEDATRADYQYLLEVIKTVRDAGADRVSIADTVGVLYPSRTRELFKDLTSRFPDIEFDIHAHNDLGMAVANVLAAAEGGATIIHTTLNGLGERVGIAPLQVVAAALKYHFGIEVVDLKKLSEVASLVEKYSGIALPPNFPITGDYAFVHKAGVHVAGVLNDPKTYEFLPPETFGRSRDYVIDKYTGKHAVKDRFDRLGVKLTDSEIDQVLAKIKSNPNVRFYRDVDLLELAESVTGRILKPRPPENIMALISVKCDSNVYTTSVTRRIVLIEGVREVMEISGDYDILVKVEAKDSTELNQIIESIRAVKGVKSTLTSLILKKM